The following are from one region of the Synechococcus sp. CBW1108 genome:
- a CDS encoding DUF6629 family protein: MCFSAAASFSSSALLVPLGITAVARSWRDHRPELLPLALMPVLFGLQQGLEGVVWLGLHHGPAAPLLKGGALAYQFFALAFWPIWIPYVALSLWPQQRHWPGRPLLGTLQGAGLVLGIGLWLPLLLQPTRIEPVVLKGSIDYGLTLLMSGGLAESIRYLYAAVIGLPLLLLPYAWLRSFGVALLASGLVAEWAYRQAFLSVWCYLSAVLSVLIVWIIYTKRLPTKGQAKAAS, from the coding sequence ATGTGTTTCTCAGCCGCCGCCAGTTTCAGCAGTTCAGCCCTGCTGGTGCCACTGGGCATCACCGCCGTGGCCCGCTCATGGCGAGACCATCGCCCTGAACTGCTGCCCCTGGCTCTGATGCCGGTGCTTTTTGGCCTGCAGCAGGGCCTAGAAGGGGTGGTGTGGCTTGGACTCCACCATGGGCCTGCAGCCCCCCTGCTCAAGGGTGGGGCCCTGGCCTATCAGTTCTTTGCCCTGGCCTTTTGGCCGATCTGGATTCCTTACGTGGCCTTAAGCCTCTGGCCCCAGCAGCGGCACTGGCCTGGCCGGCCGTTGCTGGGGACGCTGCAGGGGGCGGGGCTGGTGCTGGGGATAGGGCTCTGGTTGCCCCTGCTGTTGCAGCCAACCCGGATTGAACCGGTGGTGCTGAAAGGGTCGATCGACTACGGCCTAACGCTGCTGATGAGCGGCGGTCTGGCGGAATCGATTCGCTACCTCTATGCCGCTGTGATCGGCCTACCCTTACTGTTGCTCCCCTACGCCTGGCTGCGTAGCTTCGGGGTAGCTCTGCTGGCCAGCGGCCTGGTGGCGGAATGGGCCTACCGTCAGGCGTTCCTCTCGGTGTGGTGTTATTTGAGCGCCGTGCTGTCTGTGCTGATTGTGTGGATCATCTACACCAAAAGGCTCCCCACCAAGGGACAGGCGAAAGCCGCTTCCTAA
- the psbA gene encoding photosystem II q(b) protein has translation MTTTIQQRQGASAWNQFCDWVTSTNNRLYVGWFGVLMIPCLLAATICFIVAFIAAPPVDIDGIREPVAGSLMYGNNIISGAVVPSSNAIGLHFYPIWEAASLDEWLYNGGPFQLVVFHFLIGIYAYMGREWELSYRLGMRPWICVAYSAPVAAASAVFLVYPFGQGSFSDAMPLGISGTFNYMLVFQAEHNILMHPFHMLGVAGVFGGSLFSAMHGSLVTSSLVRETTESESQNYGYKFGQEEETYNIVAAHGYFGRLIFQYASFNNSRSLHFFLAAWPVVGIWFTALGVSTMAFNLNGFNFNQSILDGQGRVVNTWADVLNRAGLGMEVMHERNAHNFPLDLAAATATPVALTAPAIG, from the coding sequence ATGACAACCACTATTCAGCAGCGCCAAGGCGCTTCTGCGTGGAACCAGTTTTGCGACTGGGTCACCTCCACCAACAACCGCCTCTACGTGGGCTGGTTCGGTGTGCTGATGATCCCCTGCCTGCTGGCTGCCACCATCTGCTTCATCGTGGCCTTCATCGCCGCACCCCCTGTCGACATCGACGGCATCCGTGAGCCCGTAGCTGGCTCCCTGATGTATGGCAACAACATCATCTCCGGTGCCGTTGTGCCCTCCAGCAACGCCATCGGCCTGCACTTCTACCCCATCTGGGAAGCCGCCAGCCTCGATGAGTGGCTGTACAACGGTGGGCCTTTCCAGCTGGTGGTCTTCCACTTCCTGATCGGCATCTACGCCTACATGGGACGCGAGTGGGAGCTTTCCTACCGCTTGGGCATGCGCCCCTGGATCTGCGTTGCCTACAGCGCCCCTGTGGCAGCAGCGTCTGCTGTGTTCCTGGTGTATCCCTTCGGTCAGGGCTCCTTCTCGGATGCCATGCCCCTGGGTATCTCCGGCACCTTCAACTACATGTTGGTGTTCCAGGCTGAGCACAACATCCTGATGCACCCCTTCCACATGCTGGGTGTGGCAGGTGTCTTCGGTGGCAGTCTGTTCTCCGCCATGCACGGTTCGCTGGTTACCTCCTCGCTGGTGCGTGAAACCACCGAGAGCGAGAGCCAGAACTACGGCTACAAGTTTGGCCAAGAGGAAGAGACCTACAACATCGTGGCTGCCCACGGTTACTTCGGTCGCCTGATCTTCCAATACGCCTCGTTCAACAACAGCCGCAGCCTCCACTTCTTCCTGGCTGCCTGGCCCGTGGTTGGCATCTGGTTCACCGCCCTGGGCGTGAGCACGATGGCCTTCAACCTGAACGGTTTCAACTTCAATCAGTCGATCCTCGACGGCCAAGGCCGTGTGGTGAACACCTGGGCAGACGTGCTGAACCGCGCTGGTCTGGGTATGGAAGTGATGCACGAGCGCAACGCTCACAACTTCCCGCTTGACCTGGCTGCTGCCACCGCCACCCCCGTGGCACTGACCGCACCTGCAATCGGCTAA
- the cofG gene encoding 7,8-didemethyl-8-hydroxy-5-deazariboflavin synthase subunit CofG, which translates to MALISCADVPPRRGRVTWSPSVTLVPTRSCFNACGYCSFRRPSDPANPLADALRDDQARALLASRPTAAEVLLLSGEVAPAASQRRAWLQRLLALCRLAWAQGRLPHTNAGPLALREMAALARLNGSMGLMLEGLGPAYAALHAHAPSKRLELRLAQLEQAGRLGIPFTTGLLLGVGETTAERRAALELLAQLQSRWGHLQEVILQPFRPDGCQSQRLSQAEQADLLGTIAEARRILPAEVHLQMPPNLWPLDTLPAALEAGIDDLGGLDCIDVINPAYPQPSEARLAAVLGRAGIDLVPRLCVHGAWLRFLPAALQLQARRVEARLLASRP; encoded by the coding sequence ATGGCACTGATCAGCTGCGCTGATGTGCCGCCCCGGCGGGGGCGGGTCACCTGGAGCCCCAGCGTCACCCTGGTGCCCACCCGCAGTTGTTTCAACGCTTGCGGCTACTGCAGTTTTCGCCGGCCTTCCGATCCCGCCAACCCCCTGGCCGATGCCCTCAGGGACGACCAGGCCCGGGCCCTGCTGGCCAGCCGGCCAACTGCGGCGGAGGTATTGCTGCTCAGCGGGGAGGTGGCCCCGGCGGCTTCCCAGCGGCGGGCCTGGTTGCAGCGGCTGCTCGCCCTCTGCCGGCTGGCCTGGGCCCAGGGGCGACTGCCCCACACCAACGCCGGCCCCCTGGCGCTACGGGAGATGGCTGCCCTGGCACGGCTGAACGGCTCGATGGGGCTGATGCTGGAGGGGCTCGGCCCGGCCTACGCCGCCCTCCATGCCCATGCCCCCAGCAAGCGACTTGAGCTGCGGCTGGCCCAGCTGGAGCAGGCTGGCCGGTTGGGGATTCCCTTCACCACCGGGCTGTTGCTCGGCGTGGGGGAGACCACTGCCGAGCGCCGCGCCGCCCTGGAGCTGCTGGCCCAGTTGCAGAGCCGCTGGGGCCACCTGCAGGAGGTGATCCTGCAGCCCTTCCGCCCCGATGGGTGCCAGAGCCAGCGGCTCAGCCAGGCCGAACAGGCCGACCTGCTGGGCACCATCGCTGAGGCCCGCAGGATCCTGCCTGCGGAGGTGCATTTGCAGATGCCGCCGAACCTCTGGCCCCTGGATACCTTGCCTGCGGCCCTTGAGGCCGGCATCGACGATCTCGGGGGCCTCGACTGCATAGATGTCATCAATCCGGCCTACCCCCAGCCCAGCGAGGCTCGGCTGGCAGCGGTGCTGGGGCGCGCCGGGATTGACCTGGTGCCCCGGCTCTGTGTGCACGGCGCCTGGTTGCGTTTTTTACCTGCGGCACTGCAGCTTCAGGCCCGCCGCGTCGAGGCCCGGTTGTTAGCGTCTCGGCCCTAG